The Sneathiella limimaris region CGGTCAGCAAGGTACCAAAGGTTTTGCGGTTAGCGACGATACCTCCGACAGAAATCCCACCAAAACCAACACCGTGATACCCACGCTCGCGACCGATAAGACGGGTCCGGGCGCCATCACCTTTTGCCCGGTGATAAGCAAGCGCAATTTTAAGCGCTGTATCGACAGACTCTGAACCAGAGTTGGTAAAGAACACATGATCCAGACCATTTGGCATCATGGCAGAAATACGAGCGGCCAGTTCAAAGACTTTTGGATGACCCATCTGGAAGGCTGGCGCATAGTCCATCTCCCCGATTTGGGAGCTAACCGCGTTTACGATCTTGTCCCGGCCATGGCCAGCGTTACAGCACCAAAGACCTGCTGTCCCGTCGAGGATTTTCTGACCCTCAGAGTTGGTGTAATGCATGTCCTTTGCACTCACCAGCATACGCGGATTGGCCTTGAACTGCCGGTTTGCGGAAAACGGCATCCAGAATGCATCCAGATTATTTGCAATGTTTGTCGACATATTTGATCCCCATTAGATACTTTGAGAGGACGGTATCAAGATCAGGATACTCGACAAGTAAAAAATGAAGGTGGCTTTTTCCGCCTATTTCCGCTTTTCATTTTGATTTTAGTGTTTAGAATTTTAAACATCGCTTTCAGAATCAACGAGTATGTCATGGATATTGATATTGGTGCCCGCCTGCGGGCCTTGCGCGAAGAACACGGGTTTTCCCAAAGGGAACTGGCCAGCCGGGCCGGTGTGACCAACGGAACAATTTCCATGATTGAGCAAAACCGGACCAGCCCCTCTGTTGGCTCTTTAAAGAAAGTTTTGGATGGGTTTCCCATCGCCCTGTCTGAGTTTTTTGCCCATGATTTCTCATCCCGCCGGAAGATCTTTTTCGAACGGGAAGAATTGGCCCATATTTCAGAAGGCAAGATCGAATATTTGCAGGTTGGGCGGGATCTGACCGGCAAATCCCTGCAGGTGCTGCA contains the following coding sequences:
- a CDS encoding cupin domain-containing protein; the encoded protein is MDIDIGARLRALREEHGFSQRELASRAGVTNGTISMIEQNRTSPSVGSLKKVLDGFPIALSEFFAHDFSSRRKIFFEREELAHISEGKIEYLQVGRDLTGKSLQVLHETYKPGADTGRNMLTHQGEEAGVVVKGKLEVTVGAERKVLKAGDAFYFESHQPHRFRCIGDEETVVVSACTPPSF